The following proteins come from a genomic window of Gallalistipes aquisgranensis:
- a CDS encoding MBOAT family O-acyltransferase gives MTLDWPDIGESLVRILTYDPKAPLIFSSGLFLFLFAGFSFFYGFMRRAVMLRMVYVTLFSLYFYYKTSGIYFLLLIFTATSDYLIGLAMGRTQGRTARRWLVALSVCVNLGMLAYFKYTNFFIGIANDLAGRNWLDFRNIFLPVGISFFVFQSMSYTIDIYRRRIDPLRCWMDYLFYLSFFPQLVAGPIVRARDFIPQIRQNPLVVTRQMFGTGVFLIVSGLFKKAVISDFISLNFVDRVFDDPLLYSGFENLLGVYGYALQIYCDFSGYSDMAIGIALLLGFRFNRNFDSPYKSATITEFWRRWHISLSSWLKDYLYISLGGNRRGRWRTYLNLMLTMLLGGLWHGAAMRFVLWGALHGGALAVHKFAIERFGFKAVGSQMRPWRRVLGMLFTFHVVCLGWILFRAKDMATGIQMLRQIFTDFSPELIPQVIGGYAGVFSLMAVGYLLHLLPGSWEESARRGVVRLPVFVQAVAIAVLIWGVMQIKSSDIQPFIYFQF, from the coding sequence ATGACACTCGACTGGCCCGACATAGGAGAATCGCTCGTGCGGATTCTGACATACGATCCGAAAGCGCCGCTGATCTTCAGCAGCGGTCTGTTCCTCTTCCTTTTCGCCGGGTTTTCGTTCTTCTATGGATTCATGCGCCGGGCGGTGATGCTCCGCATGGTTTACGTCACCCTCTTTTCGCTCTATTTCTACTACAAGACCAGCGGCATCTACTTCCTGCTGCTCATTTTTACCGCCACGTCCGACTACCTGATCGGGCTGGCGATGGGCCGGACACAGGGACGTACGGCCCGGCGGTGGCTCGTGGCGCTCAGCGTATGCGTCAATCTGGGTATGCTGGCCTATTTCAAGTACACGAACTTCTTCATCGGGATCGCCAACGACCTGGCGGGCCGGAACTGGCTCGATTTCCGGAATATCTTCCTGCCGGTGGGCATCTCCTTCTTCGTGTTCCAGTCGATGAGCTATACGATCGACATCTACCGCCGGCGGATAGACCCTCTGCGGTGCTGGATGGACTATCTCTTTTACCTGTCGTTCTTCCCGCAGCTGGTGGCGGGGCCCATCGTGAGGGCCCGCGACTTCATTCCTCAGATACGGCAGAATCCGCTGGTCGTGACCCGGCAGATGTTCGGGACGGGAGTGTTCCTGATCGTTTCGGGCCTTTTCAAAAAGGCGGTGATCTCCGATTTCATCAGCCTCAATTTCGTGGATCGGGTCTTCGACGATCCGTTGCTGTACAGCGGATTCGAGAACCTGCTCGGGGTCTACGGCTATGCACTGCAGATCTACTGCGACTTTTCGGGCTATTCCGACATGGCCATCGGTATCGCCCTGCTCCTCGGTTTCCGGTTCAACCGGAACTTCGATTCGCCCTACAAGTCGGCCACCATCACCGAATTCTGGAGACGGTGGCACATTTCGCTGTCGAGCTGGCTGAAGGATTACCTCTACATTTCGCTCGGAGGAAACCGCAGGGGGCGTTGGCGCACTTACCTCAATCTGATGCTCACCATGTTGCTGGGCGGTCTGTGGCACGGGGCGGCCATGCGTTTCGTGCTGTGGGGGGCGCTCCACGGCGGGGCGCTCGCCGTGCATAAATTCGCCATCGAACGTTTCGGGTTCAAGGCCGTGGGAAGCCAGATGCGGCCCTGGCGGCGGGTGCTGGGCATGTTGTTCACGTTCCATGTCGTCTGCCTGGGCTGGATTCTCTTCCGGGCGAAAGACATGGCCACCGGCATACAGATGTTGCGGCAGATATTCACCGATTTCAGTCCGGAACTTATTCCGCAGGTGATCGGAGGCTATGCCGGGGTCTTCTCTCTGATGGCGGTCGGCTACCTGCTCCATCTGTTGCCCGGCAGCTGGGAGGAGTCGGCGCGGCGCGGAGTTGTCCGGCTTCCGGTGTTCGTGCAGGCCGTGGCGATCGCCGTGCTCATCTGGGGCGTGATGCAGATCAAATCTTCGGATATACAACCTTTCATATACTTTCAGTTCTAA
- a CDS encoding phosphatase PAP2 family protein — MLNELLHLDQELFLALNFDGGAFADRLFWLASGKLTWVPLYLLIVWLLWRRYGWKQTLVAVAFMALCVVCVDQIANFFKTFTPKFRPTHTEAIADLVHTVNGYRGGLYGTVSAHAATLFSIAVFSLALVRSRVYTVCILLWALFVSYSRIYLGVHFPMDILLGVTAGIVTAAVALKLYRKTINYLER; from the coding sequence ATGCTGAACGAATTGCTGCATCTGGATCAGGAGTTGTTCCTGGCGCTGAACTTCGACGGGGGCGCTTTCGCCGACCGTCTTTTCTGGCTGGCGTCGGGCAAACTGACCTGGGTGCCTCTCTATCTGCTGATCGTGTGGCTGCTCTGGCGCCGCTACGGGTGGAAACAGACGCTGGTGGCCGTGGCGTTCATGGCGCTGTGCGTGGTGTGTGTCGATCAGATCGCCAACTTTTTCAAAACCTTTACGCCCAAGTTCCGGCCCACCCATACCGAGGCGATCGCCGATCTGGTGCACACGGTGAACGGCTACCGGGGCGGACTTTACGGTACGGTGTCGGCCCATGCGGCGACGCTCTTCTCCATCGCCGTCTTTTCGCTGGCGCTGGTCCGTTCACGCGTCTATACGGTCTGCATCCTGTTGTGGGCCCTGTTCGTCTCTTACAGCCGCATCTACCTGGGAGTCCATTTCCCGATGGATATTCTGCTGGGGGTGACTGCGGGGATCGTGACGGCCGCCGTGGCGCTGAAATTGTATCGTAAGACTATAAACTATCTGGAACGATGA
- a CDS encoding methyltransferase family protein: MMTYERAMRSGRWLSRRKRWLPWLFALSAAGALLVTTPFSIVYGSLLLSLLSLLLAFSGFAVRIAARRVSSSSLEDRIAARGIYSVVRFPDYLANILIVLGLTLYTGVVWYMVLVALLCWVFAERIILAEENSLANRCGDTFLPWARQTNAVFPRLMNWQASTCRNALLPRVLSQAWVLLTVASGFCLIDLLKNLRVEFAFRVGLGWVALLGFALLLELLNRVMKR; the protein is encoded by the coding sequence ATGATGACCTATGAACGGGCCATGCGCAGCGGACGCTGGCTGAGTCGGCGGAAGAGGTGGCTTCCGTGGTTATTCGCCCTGTCGGCGGCGGGAGCCCTGCTGGTGACGACTCCCTTTTCGATCGTGTACGGCAGCCTGCTGCTTTCCCTTCTTTCGCTTCTGCTGGCCTTCTCAGGATTCGCGGTCAGGATCGCCGCCAGGAGGGTCTCTTCGTCTTCTCTCGAGGATCGGATCGCCGCCCGGGGAATCTATTCGGTGGTCCGGTTTCCGGACTATCTGGCGAATATCCTGATCGTGCTGGGGCTGACCCTGTACACGGGGGTGGTGTGGTATATGGTGCTGGTGGCGCTTTTGTGTTGGGTTTTTGCCGAACGGATCATTCTGGCCGAAGAGAATTCGCTGGCAAACCGGTGCGGGGATACTTTTCTGCCATGGGCACGGCAGACCAATGCCGTTTTTCCCCGGTTGATGAATTGGCAGGCTTCGACCTGCCGGAACGCCCTGTTGCCCCGGGTGCTTTCCCAGGCCTGGGTCTTGCTGACGGTCGCCTCGGGGTTCTGTCTGATCGACCTGCTCAAGAATCTTCGGGTGGAGTTCGCTTTCCGTGTCGGACTGGGATGGGTCGCCTTGCTCGGTTTTGCTCTGCTTCTGGAATTGCTGAACCGTGTGATGAAGAGATAG
- a CDS encoding ExbD/TolR family protein: MKKKGDKGTPAISTASLPDVIFMILFFFMVSTTMREQDILVKFTLPEATEVQKLEKKALASYIYIGQPIPSLQSKFGTAPRIQLNDSYKTTQDILEFVASERDKLSENDRLQMTIAIKADHMTRMGIITDVKQELRRANALKVSYAAQKTLGYN, translated from the coding sequence AAGAAAAAGGGAGACAAGGGTACTCCCGCCATATCGACGGCATCTCTGCCGGACGTTATTTTCATGATCCTGTTCTTCTTCATGGTATCGACCACGATGCGTGAACAAGATATCCTCGTGAAATTCACCCTTCCGGAGGCTACCGAGGTTCAGAAACTGGAGAAAAAGGCGCTGGCAAGCTATATCTACATCGGACAACCGATTCCGTCTTTGCAGTCCAAATTCGGAACGGCTCCCCGCATCCAGCTCAACGACAGCTACAAAACGACCCAGGACATTCTGGAGTTCGTGGCTTCGGAACGGGATAAGCTGAGTGAGAACGACCGGCTCCAGATGACCATAGCGATCAAAGCTGACCACATGACCCGCATGGGTATCATCACCGACGTAAAACAGGAGTTGCGGCGTGCGAATGCGCTCAAAGTGAGCTATGCCGCCCAGAAAACCCTGGGATACAATTAA